One window from the genome of Hydra vulgaris chromosome 02, alternate assembly HydraT2T_AEP encodes:
- the LOC136076620 gene encoding uncharacterized protein LOC136076620 isoform X1 — protein sequence MFEDECHLIDIKLAGELALKNKIIGKADFDKYVNMHLQSNLVKSVIEDCDNKIALLQDTISLKVICEADKTVEIRNIYTPRIVNDKIKELSSLNEANVLDKTSGPCIQQLNEVLKANKVERQAYHGKCFVGNHVHMMLKPQPLLDLCNSIPSKLLVLLAPILIYYLLK from the exons atgTTCGAAGATGAATGCCACTTAATAGATATAAAGCTTGCTGGAGAACTTgctttaaagaataaaataattggTAAAGCTGATTTTGACAAATATGTTAACATGCATCTTCAATCCAATCTTGTAAAAAGTGTTATTGAAGACTGTGACAATAAAATTGCACTTCTACAAGACACAATTTCTCTAAAGGTTATATGTGAGGCAGATAAAACAGTAGAAATTAGGAACATATATACACCAAGAATAGTTAACGACaag atAAAAGAATTAAGTTCATTAAATGAAGCAAACGTACTTGATAAAACTTCAGGTCCCTGCATTCAGCAACTTAATGAAGTGTTGAAGGCTAATAAAGTAGAAAGGCAGGCTTATCATGGAAAATGCTTTGTTGGAAACCATGTTCACATGAtgcttaag cctCAGCCATTGTTAGATTTGTGCAATTCCATTCCATCTAAACTCTTGGTTTTATTGGCACcgatattaatttattatctgTTAAAGTGA